GGCCGATCAGGCGTGGGCACGCATCGCGCCGCTGGCCGATTGCCTACCCCGACAAGCCGTACACATGGATCTGACCGACGCCAATGTCGTTGTCTCCCACGGCGTCGGTGGAGTTGTACAGCCCGACGGGATCATCGACTTCGGCGATCTGGCCGACAGTTGGGCCGTGAGCGAACTGGCCATCACAATGTCGTCGGTCCTGCAACATCCCGGCGCCGGCCCATCGTCCGTACTGCCCGGGATCCGTGCCTTCCACGCGGTCAGGGCGCTGAGTGTCGCCGAAGCAGAAGCGTTGTGGCCCTTGCTGGTCCTGCGCACCGCGGTGCTGATCGTCAGCGGCGCACATCAGACCGGATTCGACCCGGACAACGACTATCTGACCGAACAGGCCGACGGCGAGTGGCAGATGTTCGAGCGGGCCACCTCGGTGCCGATGGACGTGATGACGGCGCTGATCAAGGCCGAGCTCGGTCTGGCCGCGCCGTCCGGGCCCGTACCGGTCGACCGGCCGATGCTCGGCGTCACGGGGCCGGTGGTGACCCTGGATCTGTCCGCGACGTCCGATGATCTGGATGACGCTTTCATCGAAGGCGGCTGGGTCAAGCCGGACATCGAAGACGAATTGGCCAGGGCCGCACTGACCGATGGAGCCGCCCTGGTGGTGACTGCGTACGGACAACCACGAATTTCGCAGTCGCCGGCTCTGAGCCAGGACGAGCCGGCCGTGGTGCCGACCGGAGTCAGCCTGTGGGCAGCTGAATCTGCCTCGCTCGTAGCCCCTTTCAGCGGGGAGATCATCGAGCGCACAGCCTCCTCGGTGACGTTCCGCGGTCAAGACTTCGAGCTGACTCTGACCGGGGTGACCGCCGGCACGGATAACGCGTTGGGTGTGGCCGAGCCGGGTCGGCGGGTCGAACTGGCTGTGCGCCCGGTCGGTGCGCCGACGGCGCCACGACTGACCACACCCGCACTGGCGCCCGGCTGGCGGGCACTGAGCCGAGACCCCAGCCCGCTACTCGGATTACCGGCACCATCCGGTGGACATGCCGAGTCCGATCTGATGGTCCGGCGCGACCGGGCGTTCGCCCCCGTGCAGGAGCACTACTACCGTCGGCCACCCCGGATCGAACGGGGTTGGCGGCACTTCCTGATGTCCACCAGCGGACGTTGCTATCTGGACATGGTCAACAACGTCACGGTGTTGGGCCACGCGCACCCGCGAGTCGCGGCGGCCGCAGCCCGACAGCTCCGCAAGCTGAACACCAACTCGCGATTCAACTATGCCTCCGTCGTCGAGTTCAGCGAACGTCTCGCCGGACTTCTGCCCGATCCGCTCGACACGGTATTTCTGGTCAACTCCGGATCTGAGGCCAGCGACCTGGCGCTGCGGTTGGCGACGGCGGCTGCCGGACGCCCCGACGTGGTGGCGATGCGCGAGGCATATCACGGCTGGACGTACGGCACCGACGCCGTGTCGACCTCCACCGCGGACAACCCCAATGCGCTTACCACCCGGCCGGATTGGGTGCACACCGTCGAATCGCCCAACAGCTTCCGAGGCAAGTACCGCGGCAACGATGTCGGCCGCTACGCGGCGGATGCGATGGCCCAGATCGACCAGTTGATCGCCGAAGGGCGCGCTCCGGCCGCGTTCATCTGCGAGACGGTCTAC
The window above is part of the Mycolicibacterium fortuitum subsp. fortuitum genome. Proteins encoded here:
- a CDS encoding aminotransferase, coding for MSADRDTVGFNFLRSPELPAPQVTESQALDILATHFGMREPVKHLGSQQDKNFLVGTGEAVTGVLKIANPAFNETELAAQDLAADLIATTEPGLRVAQSLPNQRGERLTAVTGLGLNQADDTAHVRLLRHLPGGTLIESGYLPPTTVAELGALAGRVSRALARFSHPGLDRVLQWDLRHGAEVVARLASHVDDEAARSRLQAAADQAWARIAPLADCLPRQAVHMDLTDANVVVSHGVGGVVQPDGIIDFGDLADSWAVSELAITMSSVLQHPGAGPSSVLPGIRAFHAVRALSVAEAEALWPLLVLRTAVLIVSGAHQTGFDPDNDYLTEQADGEWQMFERATSVPMDVMTALIKAELGLAAPSGPVPVDRPMLGVTGPVVTLDLSATSDDLDDAFIEGGWVKPDIEDELARAALTDGAALVVTAYGQPRISQSPALSQDEPAVVPTGVSLWAAESASLVAPFSGEIIERTASSVTFRGQDFELTLTGVTAGTDNALGVAEPGRRVELAVRPVGAPTAPRLTTPALAPGWRALSRDPSPLLGLPAPSGGHAESDLMVRRDRAFAPVQEHYYRRPPRIERGWRHFLMSTSGRCYLDMVNNVTVLGHAHPRVAAAAARQLRKLNTNSRFNYASVVEFSERLAGLLPDPLDTVFLVNSGSEASDLALRLATAAAGRPDVVAMREAYHGWTYGTDAVSTSTADNPNALTTRPDWVHTVESPNSFRGKYRGNDVGRYAADAMAQIDQLIAEGRAPAAFICETVYGNAGGMALPDKYLKQVYATIRGAGGYAVADEVQVGYGRLGEWFWGFEQQGVVPDIVSMAKSVGNGYPLGAVVTSREIAEAFRSQGYFFSSTGGSPLSCAIGMTVLDVLNDEDLQGNASRVGTHLKSRLQELATRHPIIGTVHGFGLYLGVEMIRDPDTLEPATEETALICDRMLELGVIIQPTGDHQNILKTKPPLCIDADAADFYVDALDRVLTEGW